One region of Clostridiales bacterium genomic DNA includes:
- a CDS encoding CPBP family intramembrane metalloprotease, giving the protein MVYLVLIYALVYALGEFVSGRIGLPHSVTFAGLAVFLAAALILYRRRYGLGACRRGRKRWPGLLLLLLWPAGDLVLAACGRSAAADGFFACGMYVVCGMAEELAFRGYLWEHTQRLRPLTAAVLNAAVFGVFHAVNLIGGAPGAVGIQAVCAACTGFALCGTVAYYRSIVPALGIHALINLFGGLFPADDLRGAGLLVSGFCAACSVLAGLWMLRAEENGKHETVH; this is encoded by the coding sequence ATGGTCTATCTGGTGCTGATATATGCCCTGGTCTATGCACTGGGCGAGTTTGTTTCCGGCAGGATCGGCCTGCCGCACAGCGTCACCTTCGCGGGGCTGGCGGTCTTTCTCGCGGCGGCGCTGATCCTTTACCGACGCAGATACGGTCTCGGCGCCTGCCGCCGGGGGCGGAAGCGGTGGCCGGGGCTGCTGTTGCTGCTGCTCTGGCCGGCCGGCGATCTGGTGCTGGCCGCCTGCGGCCGCAGCGCCGCCGCGGACGGGTTTTTCGCCTGCGGGATGTACGTCGTGTGCGGCATGGCGGAGGAGCTGGCTTTCCGCGGGTATCTGTGGGAACATACGCAGCGGCTGCGGCCGCTGACGGCGGCCGTGCTCAACGCGGCCGTGTTCGGCGTGTTCCACGCCGTCAATCTCATCGGAGGCGCACCGGGCGCCGTCGGCATACAGGCGGTGTGCGCCGCCTGCACGGGCTTCGCCCTGTGCGGGACGGTCGCCTATTACCGCTCCATCGTGCCGGCGCTGGGCATCCATGCGCTCATCAATCTCTTCGGCGGACTTTTCCCCGCCGATGACCTTCGCGGCGCCGGGCTGCTCGTGTCCGGGTTCTGTGCCGCCTGCAGCGTGCTCGCCGGGCTGTGGATGCTACGGGCAGAGGAGAACGGAAAACATGAAACTGTACATTGA
- a CDS encoding CDP-glycerol glycerophosphotransferase family protein, producing the protein MKLYIDPGTGSMLFAILIGIIGALNFALRGWIIKLRFLLSGGEKTAVDQEKHPLAVFVDDKRYWNVMEPVCRELDRRGLDVAYLTASPDDPALQNPYAHVHAEFLGEGNKAFAKLNFLRANVLLSTTPGLDVYQWKRSPGVDYYVHILHAANEVAGYRMFGIDYYDTVFVSGDYQIRDLRALEALRGLPAKEVVKIGIPYMDEMKRRLDAAGPIAPHRTTVLIAPSWGPSAIFSKYGGKIIDKLLAGGYHVIIRPHPQSYKSEKDMIDKLMAAYPDSEDLEWNRDNDNFDVLRRADLLVSDFSGVIFDFTLVFDKPVIYADTKFDKSPYDCWWLDTPYWTFEILPQIGQQLTEDNFDTLGDMVQQCLTDPKYAQGRDTARAQTWVYPGKGAVRAADYLEQKMKELTATHEEKEP; encoded by the coding sequence ATGAAACTGTACATTGATCCCGGCACGGGCAGCATGCTCTTTGCCATTCTGATCGGCATCATCGGCGCACTGAACTTTGCGCTGCGGGGCTGGATCATCAAGCTGCGCTTTCTCCTGAGCGGCGGGGAAAAGACCGCCGTCGACCAGGAAAAGCACCCGCTGGCCGTCTTCGTGGACGACAAGCGCTACTGGAACGTGATGGAGCCCGTGTGCCGCGAGCTGGACCGGCGCGGGCTGGACGTCGCGTATCTGACGGCCTCGCCCGACGATCCGGCGCTGCAAAACCCCTACGCGCACGTGCACGCGGAGTTTCTCGGCGAGGGCAACAAGGCCTTTGCCAAGCTCAACTTCCTGCGCGCGAACGTGCTGCTGTCCACCACGCCGGGGCTGGACGTCTACCAGTGGAAGCGCTCGCCGGGCGTGGACTACTATGTGCACATCCTGCACGCGGCCAACGAGGTCGCCGGCTACCGGATGTTCGGCATCGACTATTACGATACGGTCTTCGTCTCCGGCGACTATCAGATCCGCGACCTGCGCGCGCTCGAGGCGCTGCGCGGCCTGCCCGCCAAGGAGGTCGTGAAGATCGGCATCCCCTACATGGACGAGATGAAGCGGCGGCTGGACGCCGCCGGCCCCATCGCACCGCACAGGACGACGGTGCTCATCGCGCCGTCCTGGGGGCCGAGCGCGATCTTCAGCAAATACGGCGGCAAGATCATCGACAAGCTGCTCGCCGGCGGCTACCATGTCATCATCCGCCCGCACCCCCAGTCGTACAAGTCGGAAAAGGACATGATCGACAAGCTCATGGCCGCCTACCCGGACTCGGAGGATCTGGAGTGGAACCGCGACAACGATAACTTCGACGTGCTCCGGCGCGCCGATCTGCTCGTCTCCGATTTCTCCGGCGTCATCTTCGATTTCACGCTGGTCTTTGACAAGCCCGTCATCTACGCGGACACGAAGTTTGACAAGAGCCCCTACGACTGCTGGTGGCTCGACACGCCGTACTGGACGTTCGAGATCCTGCCGCAGATCGGCCAGCAGCTCACCGAGGACAACTTCGACACGCTCGGCGACATGGTGCAGCAGTGCCTGACCGACCCGAAATACGCCCAGGGCCGCGACACGGCAAGAGCGCAGACCTGGGTCTATCCGGGCAAGGGCGCCGTGCGCGCTGCGGACTATCTCGAGCAGAAGATGAAGGAACTTACCGCAACGCATGAGGAGAAAGAACCGTGA
- a CDS encoding YidC/Oxa1 family membrane protein insertase, with product MTFFQILDSLLLQPLQLLFEVVYVNANRVIGNPGLSIIVLSLVMNFLVLPLYMRADALQEEERDMEARLHRGVTHIKKTFRGDEKMMILQTYYRQNHYKPTYVLRSAVSLFLEIPFFIAAYRFLSGLELIKGVSFGPIADLGAADGLIAIAGVHINLLPIIMTAVNLVSCIIFTKGATPKTKIQLYVMAVFFLFFLYTSPAGLVFYWTLNNIFSLIKTIFYKLKHPGRVLKILAAVSGAALLALGLVRYSFSERPVVKAALLLLGAALMLPLIVGLIRTKKPAAGKPAAKPNAKIFFGCAAFLALFIGGYIPASVISSSAQEFVNVQMYYSPIWFVINSLCLAIGTFVIWFGIFYWLASPKGKVAFEKVLWMLVGVAIVDFMFFGKYLGVLSSTLSFEGGMQFAPAELWGNLLAIAATAGVMYLVYRRWSKHVFKAALAFVLAIAIMLPINIGSIHSQIKSIRQTMEESGGVPEYTMSKTGKNVIVLMLDRAVGAFLPYIFNEKPELQAQFDGFTAYTNVVSTGAFTNMGTPALMGGYEYTVDQINLRKDEKLVDKHNEALKMMPVLFDQNDFDVTVFDPIYANYQWVPDLSVFSDYPDIHRYITFGAFESDMSPKNWVSANMRNFFGYSLMKVCPVAAQSILYDNGNYNRSSVQTEEEENFVEQTITSPHTATGMDATFLKGYHALTHLPTITQTTKSGDNTFLFMTNDTTHSPVLLQEPDYSVAGTIDNTEYDKTHADRFTVDGKSITMEEDVQFAHYDPNVASLMQLGKWFDYMRENGVYDNTRIILVADHGRGLYLNWDRVIDNGPDTDFFFPLLMVKDFNAKGFSFSDTFMTTADVPTLATSGLIDNPTNPFTGNAINANAKYDRPFYAFMSYDWDTSKNNGNQFFPGTWYRVDNQNARDKRNWVMVGENTVLPDALR from the coding sequence GTGACATTTTTTCAGATACTGGATTCCCTGCTGCTGCAGCCGCTGCAGCTTTTGTTTGAGGTCGTCTATGTCAACGCCAACCGCGTGATCGGCAACCCCGGCCTGTCCATCATCGTGCTGAGCCTGGTCATGAACTTTCTGGTGCTGCCGCTCTACATGCGGGCCGACGCGCTGCAGGAAGAGGAGCGCGACATGGAGGCCCGCCTGCACCGCGGCGTGACGCACATCAAAAAGACGTTCCGCGGCGACGAGAAGATGATGATCCTGCAGACCTACTACCGCCAGAACCACTATAAGCCCACGTATGTTCTGCGCAGTGCGGTGTCGCTGTTTCTGGAGATCCCGTTTTTCATCGCCGCCTACCGCTTCCTGTCCGGGCTGGAGCTCATCAAGGGCGTGTCCTTCGGGCCGATCGCCGACCTCGGCGCCGCCGACGGGCTGATCGCCATCGCCGGCGTGCACATCAACCTCCTGCCCATCATCATGACGGCGGTCAACCTCGTCTCGTGCATCATCTTCACGAAGGGCGCAACGCCCAAGACGAAGATCCAGCTGTACGTGATGGCGGTGTTCTTCCTGTTTTTCCTGTACACCTCCCCCGCCGGTCTGGTGTTTTACTGGACGCTCAACAACATCTTCTCCCTCATCAAGACCATCTTCTACAAGCTCAAGCATCCGGGGCGGGTGCTCAAGATCCTGGCCGCCGTCTCCGGTGCGGCGCTGCTGGCGCTCGGTCTCGTGCGCTATTCCTTCTCCGAGCGGCCGGTCGTCAAGGCCGCGCTGCTGCTTCTGGGCGCGGCGCTGATGCTGCCCCTGATCGTGGGGCTGATCCGCACGAAGAAGCCCGCCGCCGGCAAGCCCGCCGCCAAGCCGAACGCAAAGATCTTCTTTGGCTGCGCCGCGTTCCTGGCGCTGTTCATCGGCGGATACATTCCGGCGTCCGTCATCTCGTCGTCCGCGCAGGAATTCGTGAACGTGCAGATGTACTACAGCCCGATCTGGTTTGTCATCAACAGCCTGTGCCTCGCCATCGGCACCTTTGTCATCTGGTTCGGCATCTTCTACTGGCTGGCCAGCCCGAAGGGCAAGGTCGCCTTTGAGAAGGTTTTGTGGATGCTCGTCGGCGTCGCCATCGTGGATTTCATGTTCTTCGGCAAGTACCTCGGTGTGCTCTCGTCCACGCTCAGCTTTGAGGGCGGCATGCAGTTTGCGCCGGCCGAGCTCTGGGGCAACCTGCTCGCAATCGCGGCCACCGCCGGTGTCATGTATCTGGTCTATCGACGGTGGAGCAAGCATGTATTCAAGGCAGCGCTCGCGTTCGTTCTGGCCATTGCCATCATGCTGCCGATCAATATCGGCAGCATCCACTCGCAGATCAAGAGCATCCGCCAGACGATGGAAGAGAGCGGCGGTGTGCCGGAATACACCATGAGCAAGACCGGCAAAAACGTCATCGTGCTCATGCTCGACCGCGCCGTGGGCGCATTCCTGCCGTATATTTTCAACGAAAAACCGGAGCTCCAGGCACAGTTCGACGGCTTCACCGCTTATACGAACGTCGTCTCCACCGGCGCTTTCACGAACATGGGCACGCCCGCGCTCATGGGTGGATACGAATACACGGTCGACCAGATCAACCTGCGCAAAGATGAAAAGCTGGTCGACAAGCACAACGAGGCGCTCAAGATGATGCCGGTCCTGTTTGACCAGAACGACTTTGACGTCACGGTCTTCGACCCCATCTACGCCAACTACCAGTGGGTGCCCGACCTGTCCGTCTTCTCCGATTACCCGGACATTCACCGCTATATCACCTTCGGCGCCTTTGAATCGGACATGAGCCCGAAAAACTGGGTCAGCGCGAATATGCGCAATTTCTTCGGTTACAGTCTCATGAAGGTGTGCCCCGTCGCTGCGCAGTCCATCCTCTATGACAACGGCAACTATAACCGCAGCAGCGTGCAGACGGAGGAGGAGGAAAATTTCGTCGAGCAGACGATCACCAGCCCCCACACCGCCACCGGTATGGACGCCACGTTCCTCAAGGGCTACCATGCACTGACCCATCTCCCGACGATCACGCAGACCACCAAGAGCGGGGACAACACGTTCCTGTTCATGACCAACGACACCACGCACTCCCCCGTGCTGCTGCAGGAGCCGGATTATTCCGTTGCCGGCACCATTGATAACACGGAGTATGACAAAACGCACGCGGACCGTTTCACCGTTGACGGCAAGTCGATCACCATGGAGGAGGATGTCCAGTTTGCGCACTATGACCCCAACGTGGCCTCGCTGATGCAGCTCGGCAAATGGTTTGACTATATGCGCGAAAACGGCGTGTACGATAACACGCGCATCATCCTCGTCGCAGATCACGGACGCGGCCTGTACCTCAATTGGGATCGCGTTATCGACAACGGCCCCGATACGGACTTTTTCTTCCCCCTGCTGATGGTCAAGGACTTCAATGCCAAGGGCTTCTCGTTCTCGGACACGTTCATGACCACGGCCGACGTGCCGACACTGGCGACAAGCGGGCTGATCGACAACCCGACGAACCCCTTCACCGGCAACGCCATCAATGCAAACGCCAAATATGACCGGCCGTTTTATGCATTCATGTCCTACGATTGGGACACTTCCAAAAACAACGGCAACCAGTTCTTCCCCGGCACATGGTACCGGGTTGACAATCAGAATGCGCGCGACAAGCGCAACTGGGTCATGGTCGGTGAGAACACCGTCCTGCCGGACGCCCTGCGCTGA
- a CDS encoding TetR/AcrR family transcriptional regulator C-terminal domain-containing protein — MRESATKKVLAESLKELMLRRDFADITVTDLCAAAEINRRTFYRHFTDKYQLVTWIYDKGFQKAIGDDEPGLFDLFGRVCTYLYADRAFYARALTFTGQNSFHDFLCARLRPYLQADFSDLFSDPQNEAFMSGKMSDVVMDIIQNWLSRPDCPPPEVFAPWALHLWKDIMGRWKELGDAWEHTLDHKNA, encoded by the coding sequence ATGCGCGAATCCGCAACGAAAAAAGTGCTCGCCGAGAGTCTCAAGGAGCTCATGCTCCGGCGCGACTTCGCGGACATCACCGTGACCGATCTGTGCGCGGCCGCGGAGATCAACCGCCGCACGTTCTACCGGCACTTTACGGACAAGTACCAGCTCGTGACGTGGATCTACGACAAGGGCTTTCAGAAGGCCATCGGCGACGATGAGCCGGGCCTGTTCGACCTCTTCGGGCGCGTGTGCACGTATCTGTATGCCGACCGCGCGTTTTATGCCCGCGCGCTCACGTTCACGGGGCAGAATTCGTTCCACGACTTTCTCTGCGCCCGGCTGCGGCCGTACCTGCAGGCGGACTTTTCCGACCTCTTTTCCGATCCGCAGAACGAGGCGTTCATGTCCGGGAAGATGTCGGATGTGGTCATGGATATTATTCAAAACTGGCTCAGCCGGCCGGATTGCCCGCCGCCGGAGGTGTTTGCGCCCTGGGCGCTGCACCTGTGGAAGGATATCATGGGCCGGTGGAAGGAGCTCGGCGATGCGTGGGAGCACACATTAGACCACAAAAACGCATAA
- a CDS encoding aminotransferase class V-fold PLP-dependent enzyme — translation MQNLNEGLLFDPALSAEIKDRFYYVDADPEFGQRLFFENSGGSLRLKASVEAQAKYQAFPDCPERLHDRSRALKKVQLHGIDDIMHIVFGASGGALISEMTASQAMFQIVGAILENCPGKSAVTSVLEHPSAYDAVKYYCDKTGKEFRVAQANPKTGGIDVEEIRRVVSPDTCLLSIMYASNITGSIMDMAGIVKAAREINPDIYIVTDAVQHAPHAVLDVDALGVDGATFAPYKFFGTRGMGYGYVSDRVAKLPHRKVLQRPADVWELGSPTPGNFAAMSAVVDYVCWLGGHFIQSDDRRTLFVTGMEHIHLQERALLHTMLEGTQNVPGLRHIPGVHVYVDTEDLTHRDLIVAMGIDGLDMTRCVEEYQKRGVTTFERVNTSVYSKRIVEAVGLTGAIRVSPLHCHTVADIETYLRVTQELAQAFAK, via the coding sequence ATGCAAAATCTCAACGAAGGTCTGCTGTTTGATCCTGCACTGTCGGCGGAGATCAAGGATCGCTTTTACTATGTGGATGCGGATCCGGAATTCGGCCAGCGCCTGTTCTTTGAAAATTCCGGCGGTTCGCTGCGCCTGAAGGCGTCCGTCGAGGCGCAGGCAAAGTACCAGGCGTTCCCGGACTGCCCGGAGCGGCTGCACGATCGTTCCCGCGCGCTCAAAAAAGTGCAGCTGCACGGCATCGACGACATTATGCACATCGTTTTCGGCGCATCGGGCGGCGCGCTCATCTCGGAGATGACTGCCTCGCAGGCGATGTTCCAGATCGTCGGCGCCATCCTGGAAAACTGCCCCGGCAAGAGCGCGGTCACGTCCGTGCTCGAGCACCCGTCGGCATATGACGCGGTGAAATACTACTGCGACAAGACCGGCAAGGAATTTCGCGTCGCGCAGGCGAACCCGAAGACCGGCGGCATCGACGTCGAGGAAATCCGCCGCGTCGTCTCGCCGGATACCTGCCTGCTGAGCATCATGTATGCCTCGAACATCACCGGCAGCATTATGGACATGGCCGGTATCGTCAAGGCTGCGCGCGAGATCAACCCCGATATCTACATCGTCACCGACGCCGTGCAGCACGCGCCGCACGCCGTGCTCGACGTGGACGCCCTCGGCGTCGACGGCGCGACGTTTGCACCCTATAAATTCTTCGGCACCCGCGGTATGGGCTACGGCTACGTGTCCGATCGCGTGGCCAAGCTGCCGCACCGCAAGGTCTTGCAGCGCCCGGCCGACGTCTGGGAGCTCGGCTCGCCCACGCCCGGCAACTTCGCGGCCATGAGCGCCGTGGTGGACTATGTCTGCTGGCTCGGCGGCCACTTCATCCAGTCGGACGACCGTCGCACGCTGTTCGTGACCGGCATGGAGCACATCCACCTGCAGGAGCGCGCGCTGCTGCACACCATGCTCGAGGGCACGCAGAACGTGCCCGGTCTGCGCCACATCCCCGGCGTACACGTGTATGTTGACACCGAGGATCTCACGCACCGCGACCTGATCGTTGCCATGGGCATCGACGGGCTGGACATGACCCGCTGCGTCGAGGAGTACCAGAAGCGCGGCGTCACGACCTTTGAGCGCGTCAACACCAGCGTGTATTCCAAGCGCATCGTCGAGGCTGTCGGCCTCACGGGTGCGATCCGCGTCTCGCCGCTGCACTGCCACACCGTCGCGGACATCGAGACGTATCTGCGCGTCACTCAGGAGCTCGCGCAGGCATTTGCAAAGTGA
- a CDS encoding MurR/RpiR family transcriptional regulator yields MSGKLEQRIQSAHLTRTEKVIADYFLEHSGSLYFLTAKDIALALSVSDTSVIRLCRTLGYRGFRELQESLRSELSQVIEREKYVIPQHQVPDKLQKYQDLSSFQCLQFAVDCLQETYRKNDPEKYGQIVRILLESEHIFVSGFRGLAGPARHLGTLLSQYTRHVEYFCDADTRCVEKLLDYGPHDCVILLGAERYSRMTCVLAEMAHDAGCRLIVITDKLTAPFAGDADIVLLADLSSPSPTNSYIGVNFLIEAIAFEFSRTLGVYPQQRLSRLDAYLSELQLY; encoded by the coding sequence ATGAGCGGTAAACTGGAACAGCGCATTCAAAGCGCGCATTTGACGCGGACGGAAAAAGTCATCGCGGATTATTTTCTCGAGCACAGCGGCTCGCTATATTTTTTAACGGCCAAGGACATCGCGCTTGCGCTCAGCGTGAGCGACACCTCGGTCATCCGCCTGTGCCGCACGCTGGGCTACCGCGGCTTCCGTGAGCTGCAGGAGAGCCTGCGCAGCGAGCTCTCACAGGTCATCGAGCGTGAAAAATACGTCATCCCGCAGCATCAGGTGCCGGACAAATTGCAAAAGTATCAGGACCTGAGCTCGTTTCAGTGCCTGCAGTTCGCCGTAGACTGTCTGCAGGAGACTTACCGCAAGAACGACCCGGAAAAATACGGGCAGATCGTACGCATCCTGCTCGAGAGTGAGCACATCTTTGTCTCCGGCTTCCGCGGTCTGGCAGGGCCGGCGCGGCACCTGGGGACGCTGCTGTCGCAGTATACCCGGCACGTGGAGTATTTCTGCGACGCAGACACCCGCTGCGTAGAAAAGCTGCTCGACTACGGCCCGCACGACTGTGTGATCCTGCTCGGTGCCGAGCGCTACTCGCGCATGACGTGCGTACTGGCCGAGATGGCGCACGACGCCGGCTGCCGACTGATCGTCATCACCGACAAGCTCACCGCGCCCTTCGCCGGCGATGCGGACATCGTGCTTCTCGCCGATCTGTCCAGCCCCTCGCCCACAAACTCCTATATCGGCGTGAACTTTCTCATCGAGGCCATCGCCTTCGAGTTCAGCCGCACGCTCGGCGTATATCCGCAGCAGCGGCTGTCCCGGCTGGACGCTTACCTGTCCGAGCTGCAGCTGTACTGA
- a CDS encoding 4Fe-4S binding protein has product MHPRNLHLYFFSPTGGTQRVAGLFAENLNAADACTDITVHAEAKTFSADDCLLVFFPVYGGRVPGPCLARMRALRGTDTPAVLVAVFGNRAVDDALLEMRDTLTPLGFRVIAAAEVIAPHSVNTDIAAGRPDTSDRSKIKDFCTRLAARIAADAPAEIAVPGDPDYRAYNGLPLKPTGGLRCIRCGLCADNCPAGAIPKAAPQKVDKHKCISCLRCIQICPQSARGVPLPLRLAAAATVKKYCTGRKEPKFYL; this is encoded by the coding sequence ATGCATCCGCGCAACCTGCACCTGTATTTCTTCAGCCCCACGGGCGGCACGCAGCGCGTCGCCGGGCTCTTCGCGGAAAATCTGAACGCGGCCGACGCCTGCACCGACATCACCGTGCACGCCGAGGCGAAGACGTTTTCTGCCGACGACTGCCTGCTCGTGTTCTTCCCGGTCTATGGCGGGCGCGTGCCCGGGCCGTGTCTCGCGCGCATGCGCGCCCTGCGCGGGACGGACACTCCGGCCGTGCTCGTGGCCGTGTTCGGCAACCGCGCCGTGGACGACGCTCTGCTCGAAATGCGCGATACGCTCACCCCGCTGGGCTTTCGCGTGATCGCGGCGGCGGAGGTCATCGCGCCGCACTCGGTCAACACGGACATCGCCGCCGGCCGGCCGGACACGTCCGACCGCAGCAAGATCAAAGATTTTTGCACCCGGCTCGCGGCCCGCATCGCCGCCGACGCCCCGGCCGAGATCGCCGTGCCCGGCGATCCGGACTACCGCGCCTACAACGGCCTGCCGCTCAAGCCAACCGGCGGCCTGCGCTGCATCCGCTGCGGCCTGTGCGCGGACAACTGCCCCGCCGGCGCGATCCCGAAGGCCGCGCCGCAGAAGGTGGACAAGCATAAGTGCATCTCCTGTCTGCGCTGCATCCAGATCTGCCCGCAGTCGGCCCGCGGCGTGCCGCTGCCGCTGCGGCTGGCCGCGGCCGCCACGGTGAAAAAATACTGCACCGGGCGCAAGGAGCCGAAATTCTACCTGTAA
- a CDS encoding helix-turn-helix domain-containing protein — MEQKLRRDRDLGDNLRRLRNASGLSQGKLCAELQRRGCDIGRTTYAKYEAGELNVRVRVLLALKWLYGCPYDAFFAGLDTADDAEAR, encoded by the coding sequence ATGGAGCAGAAATTACGGCGGGATCGCGATCTTGGCGACAATTTGCGCCGCCTGCGCAACGCCAGCGGCCTCTCGCAGGGGAAGCTGTGCGCCGAGCTGCAGCGCCGCGGCTGCGACATCGGCCGCACGACCTACGCCAAATACGAGGCGGGTGAGCTCAATGTGCGCGTGCGCGTGCTGCTCGCGCTCAAATGGCTCTACGGCTGTCCGTATGACGCCTTCTTCGCGGGGCTGGATACGGCGGACGATGCCGAAGCCCGATAA
- a CDS encoding heavy-metal-associated domain-containing protein — MEEKVLTTYVRGIYCRQCPEWIVDDLLHTRGVLDAAVSFWRAELTVRYDPQIVTEAELRRVLSDCGYPACEKGAPGSNPLRNALKSALGRRPEG; from the coding sequence ATGGAAGAAAAAGTCCTGACGACGTATGTGCGCGGCATCTACTGCCGCCAGTGCCCGGAGTGGATTGTGGATGACCTGCTGCACACGCGCGGCGTGCTCGACGCGGCGGTGTCGTTCTGGCGCGCGGAGCTGACCGTGCGCTATGACCCGCAGATCGTCACCGAGGCGGAGCTGCGCCGCGTGCTCTCTGACTGCGGCTACCCCGCCTGCGAAAAAGGCGCGCCGGGGTCGAACCCGCTGCGCAACGCGCTCAAAAGTGCCCTCGGCCGCAGGCCGGAGGGGTGA